Proteins encoded by one window of Lathyrus oleraceus cultivar Zhongwan6 chromosome 1, CAAS_Psat_ZW6_1.0, whole genome shotgun sequence:
- the LOC127085468 gene encoding transmembrane emp24 domain-containing protein p24delta4 has protein sequence MEKNIASIIVSSALLFFLFFSTSDAIWITLPGPSGMKCVSEEIQNNVVVLADYLVIQADQSYHPTISVKVTSPYGNAFHHSENVTVGNFAFTTQESGSYLACFSVLHNPGGGEVQMNLDWKIGVAAKDWDSVARKDKIEGVELELKKLEGSVEAIHENLVYLKGREAEMRTVSETTNSRVAWFSFMSLGICIAVSVLQLWHLKRYFLKKKLI, from the exons ATGGAGAAAAACATAGCTTCGATTATAGTTTCTTCTGCATTGttgtttttcttgtttttttcAACATCTGATGCTATATGGATCACCTTGCCTGGTCCATCAGGTATGAAATGTGTTTCTGAGGAAATTCAGAATAACGTCGTCGTTTTGGCTGATTATCTTGTTATTCAGGCTGATCAATCCTATCATCCCACTATTTCTGTCAAG GTGACCTCGCCTTATGGGAACGCTTTTCATCATAGTGAGAATGTTACGGTTGGTAATTTTGCATTTACAACTCAAGAGAGTGGGAGCTACCTAGCATGCTTTTCGGTTCTACACAACCCTGGAGGTGGAGAGGTCCAGATGAACCTTGATTGGAAAATTGGAGTTGCAGCCAAAGATTGGGATTCAGTTGCTAGAAAAGACAAGATTGAG GGAGTAGAGCTTGAGTTGAAAAAGCTAGAAGGATCAGTGGAAGCTATCCATGAGAATTTGGTCTATCTTAAGGGCAG AGAAGCAGAGATGAGGACAGTGAGTGAGACAACAAATTCAAGAGTGGCATGGTTTAGTTTTATGTCCTTGGGCATCTGCATTGCAGTTTCAGTGTTGCAGTTGTGGCATTTGAAAAGATATTTCCTCAAGAAGAAGCTTATTTAG